A single Camarhynchus parvulus chromosome 5, STF_HiC, whole genome shotgun sequence DNA region contains:
- the TMEM251 gene encoding transmembrane protein 251 — protein MMNFRQRMGWIGVGLYLLVSAAAFYYVFEINETYNKLALEHIQQHPKEPQEGTTWTHSLKVRLLSLPFWLWTIIFLIPYLQMFLFLYSCTRADPKTVGYCIIPICLAVICNRHQTFVKASNQISRLQLIDT, from the coding sequence ATGATGAACTTCCGCCAGAGGATGGGCTGGATTGGCGTGGGGCTGTACTTGCTAGtgagtgctgcagctttttatTACGTCTTTGAAATCAATGAGACGTACAACAAACTGGCACTGGAGCACATTCAGCAACACCCCAAGGAGCCACAGGAAGGAACCACATGGACACACTCCTTAAAAGTACGACTGCTATCCCTGCCCTTCTGGCTGTGGAcgataatatttttaataccgTACTTACAGATGTTCTTGTTCCTCTATTCCTGTACGAGAGCTGATCCCAAAACTGTTGGGTATTGCATCATTCCTATCTGCTTGGCTGTTATTTGCAATCGTCACCAAACATTTGTGAAGGCCTCTAATCAGATCAGTAGATTACAACTAATTGACACTTAG